From Patescibacteria group bacterium, the proteins below share one genomic window:
- the scpB gene encoding SMC-Scp complex subunit ScpB, translating into MSLVSQIESLLFISNRPLTVRKLAELVEAKPDEVAAALEALREATNSEGRGVALVKAGESYQFATRGEHAKLVAAFVKDELVGEMTRPQLETLTIIAYRGPVAKSELERIRGVNCSLILRNLMIRGLVEEAETGNGGERGNEGLDALLRKYHVTHEFLRFLGLTSVEQLPSYAELSKHEYLEAMKSQEEQQAV; encoded by the coding sequence ATGTCCTTAGTATCCCAAATTGAATCCCTCCTCTTTATTTCCAACCGGCCGCTGACGGTGCGTAAGTTGGCGGAATTGGTGGAAGCGAAACCGGATGAAGTCGCGGCGGCGCTTGAAGCGTTACGGGAGGCCACGAACAGCGAAGGGAGAGGAGTGGCGCTGGTAAAGGCGGGAGAATCCTACCAATTCGCCACGCGCGGCGAGCACGCGAAATTGGTTGCGGCGTTCGTGAAGGACGAACTGGTCGGCGAAATGACGCGTCCTCAGCTGGAAACGCTCACCATCATCGCGTATCGCGGGCCGGTTGCGAAATCGGAGTTAGAGCGCATCCGCGGAGTAAATTGCAGCCTGATATTGAGAAATTTAATGATACGAGGATTAGTAGAAGAGGCAGAAACGGGAAATGGGGGAGAGAGGGGAAACGAGGGACTGGATGCCCTGCTGCGGAAATACCACGTGACCCATGAATTTTTAAGATTCCTCGGGCTCACTTCGGTTGAGCAATTGCCCTCGTATGCGGAGCTTTCAAAACACGAATACCTCGAAGCTATGAAGAGCCAAGAAGAGCAACAGGCGGTATAA
- a CDS encoding segregation/condensation protein A has protein sequence MAAFEGSKANFTISLEKFDGPLDLLLKLIEQDKLAITEVAIAHVTEQYLKVIRETEGGMHPELLADFLVVAAKLLFYKSRALFPQLNVAEEEGESLEYQLRLYQKFVEASKAIEKLFHRRHYAFARERLGGFVSPEHGEGGQTETVFAPPSHLKSDRMYTIMLQVLKSLEPIVKVPKTIIRRMFSLRDTIRRIEELLCGQEQMRFGSLLNGAQNRTEIVVTFLALLELVKQRTVVVTQAGMFEEMTVVKILNPKP, from the coding sequence ATGGCAGCGTTTGAAGGAAGCAAGGCAAACTTTACTATTAGTTTAGAGAAATTCGACGGTCCCTTGGACCTTCTCTTAAAATTGATAGAGCAGGATAAGCTCGCCATCACTGAGGTAGCGATTGCGCACGTGACGGAACAATACCTGAAGGTCATACGGGAGACGGAAGGAGGGATGCATCCTGAATTGCTGGCTGATTTTCTCGTGGTCGCGGCAAAGCTCCTTTTTTACAAGTCGCGCGCGCTGTTTCCCCAGTTAAACGTCGCAGAGGAAGAAGGGGAAAGTTTGGAATATCAATTAAGGCTCTATCAGAAATTCGTGGAGGCGTCCAAAGCGATTGAGAAACTTTTTCACCGGCGGCATTATGCGTTTGCGCGCGAGCGCCTCGGCGGGTTTGTCTCGCCGGAACACGGTGAAGGCGGGCAGACGGAAACCGTATTTGCGCCGCCATCGCATTTGAAGTCTGACCGGATGTATACGATCATGCTCCAGGTGCTGAAAAGCCTTGAGCCGATAGTGAAAGTGCCGAAGACGATCATTAGAAGGATGTTTTCCTTGCGCGATACCATACGCAGGATTGAGGAATTGCTGTGTGGACAGGAACAGATGCGGTTCGGATCGCTCTTGAACGGCGCGCAGAATCGCACGGAAATCGTGGTGACGTTCTTGGCGCTTCTGGAGCTGGTAAAACAGCGCACGGTGGTGGTCACGCAGGCGGGGATGTTTGAGGAAATGACCGTGGTGAAAATCCTAAACCCTAAACCCTAA
- a CDS encoding YbaK/EbsC family protein: MSIPKKLLNYLQQKKAKYEVVEHKTVFTAWDLAQTLHKKPKEIMKTVVVKLNGKEPVLVLLTADQMLDKKKFLNVVNAWITAPRAPEVAVALRVKLHGKARSLVFAEERWLREKVLGKPGATPPFGEVVKMPVFADRQAMASKMLLLNSGSYEASLQMAKEHYEKLQPVVRGRYGVLRKLK, from the coding sequence ATGTCTATTCCAAAAAAACTCCTTAATTATTTACAGCAGAAAAAGGCGAAGTATGAGGTGGTCGAGCATAAGACCGTGTTTACCGCGTGGGACTTGGCGCAGACGCTGCATAAGAAGCCGAAAGAGATCATGAAGACCGTGGTGGTGAAGCTCAACGGTAAAGAGCCGGTGCTCGTCCTGCTCACCGCGGACCAGATGCTTGATAAGAAAAAATTCCTGAATGTAGTGAATGCATGGATCACGGCGCCGCGCGCACCGGAGGTCGCCGTGGCGCTAAGAGTTAAGCTCCATGGCAAAGCGCGCTCCCTTGTATTTGCTGAAGAGCGCTGGCTGCGCGAGAAAGTGCTGGGCAAGCCCGGCGCCACGCCGCCGTTTGGCGAAGTGGTGAAAATGCCGGTGTTCGCCGATCGGCAGGCCATGGCGTCCAAAATGCTGCTGCTTAATTCCGGAAGCTATGAAGCGTCGCTGCAAATGGCAAAGGAGCATTATGAAAAATTGCAGCCGGTGGTGAGGGGAAGATACGGTGTACTTCGTAAGCTCAAATAA
- a CDS encoding D-alanyl-D-alanine carboxypeptidase family protein: MSPAISFILFLTTFIPSLLHSSPAVTNERIASLARGNEPGEVQEEGDRLTVPVWRPEDKKIPQRVPGVAGPSLSAKSALVVDTDTGKVLYAKNRDVVRPLASLTKLMTALVAVDLLPDRTKKVTIIKADEAGGGRLLIRQGDEVTVEDLFYLALVSSSNDAALALARATGKSRAVFVSAMNARARRIGLTRARFTDPTGLDAGNVATAKEVVPLLQAVVSNPFLQRVVTTKEYRLALGEGKMSTVQTTNKLLGNRSLHVLGGKTGYIDESGYNFAIHVQGTKGETLTIVLLGNQQDTDRFTQAKALLEWAEKAWKF; the protein is encoded by the coding sequence ATGTCTCCTGCCATTTCATTCATTCTCTTCCTCACCACCTTTATCCCTTCGCTTCTGCATTCGAGCCCCGCGGTAACGAACGAACGGATCGCGTCTCTTGCGCGCGGCAATGAGCCTGGAGAAGTGCAGGAGGAAGGCGACCGCCTCACGGTGCCGGTATGGCGCCCTGAGGACAAGAAAATACCGCAGCGCGTTCCCGGCGTGGCAGGCCCAAGTTTAAGCGCAAAGAGCGCACTGGTCGTGGATACCGATACCGGCAAAGTGCTTTATGCGAAAAACAGGGATGTCGTGCGGCCGCTCGCTTCCCTTACTAAGCTCATGACGGCGCTCGTGGCGGTTGACCTGCTGCCTGACCGCACCAAGAAGGTTACTATCATCAAGGCGGATGAAGCGGGAGGCGGACGGCTCTTAATCCGGCAAGGCGATGAAGTGACCGTAGAGGACCTGTTTTATTTGGCCTTGGTAAGCTCCTCGAATGACGCGGCGCTCGCGCTCGCGCGCGCCACAGGGAAGAGCCGGGCAGTATTCGTGAGCGCGATGAATGCGCGGGCGCGCCGCATCGGCCTCACGCGCGCGCGGTTCACCGATCCCACCGGATTGGATGCGGGAAATGTCGCAACCGCAAAAGAAGTGGTACCATTATTGCAGGCGGTCGTGAGCAATCCTTTCCTCCAGCGGGTGGTCACCACTAAAGAGTACCGCCTCGCGCTGGGCGAGGGAAAGATGAGCACCGTGCAAACCACCAATAAATTATTAGGGAACAGGTCCTTGCATGTGTTGGGCGGTAAGACCGGTTACATTGACGAGTCAGGATACAATTTTGCCATCCACGTGCAGGGGACCAAGGGCGAGACTCTCACGATCGTACTGCTTGGCAACCAGCAGGATACGGACCGTTTCACCCAGGCAAAAGCCCTGCTTGAGTGGGCGGAGAAA